AAGTTACCCAAGTAAATCAAAGTATCATTCCTCTCCAAGGTCTCCCTGTCCTGGCCCCTGAACCTCTTTCAAAGGAGCACTGAAACCTGTTAGGATTTGTGAAGGTAAGTTGCTCCATGTTCTCAGGTAGTAAAGATGTTATGTTATCTGTTACATCTCCAGCAGTGCTGAAAAGATGCTGTGAACACACATGCTTAGCTGAATAACCCAGAAAATAAAAGTCCATCTTTAGTATTCTTCACACTGCCTAATATGTGTTTTACTGGCTTATGAGAATCAAGGAAGTTTAATACCAGTGGCTTCAAGCAATGGCCAAAACGTTCTAGGCATAAGAACATTATCTCTAATAAGCTTGATGAGTTACCCCGTTATCCGTAATAAACCTACCCTACACAGCTTGTGTGACTGAGCAAGGAAATCTGTTCTCTAGCAAATTTTCAGCACTGTGGGTTCTAGCATGGCTTTTAACATAAAGTGCTGCCCTCTTCTGGGAACTTGGCACTCTCGGGAGAGGGAGAATTTGTGACCCACTGGTAACACCAGCTGTCTAGGAACACTTCATTAATGAAAGGTACTAGTTGTGCACTCTGCCTTCCTTCGGCCATATCTGTCCCTCTATTGAGTGAAGCCAAAATAATGCGGTAAACCACATGGAAAGAAAAGTCAGACACTCGCTATGTTTTCCCTGCATTTGGAGGAGGGGACGGGGCAGCAGCCTTGGCTGGAGGGGGAAAATAGATGTTCTGTGTTGAATTGCATCATGCTGTATAAGTTACTGGTGCTCCATTTAGAATCCCCAATCTCCGTCTGCAATGTtagccagctcagaggggctaCATGCAGGGTTGGAGCTGGTGGCATGACGGCTACGAGCCAGCTATGCTACTTGTGTTTATGCAGGGTGGAGTGATGGAGAGGCCTTGGAGCTGAGATTTGGTTGGTTAGTTTTCCCATGAATCTCAGCCTTTAAGAGGTTTTAGCTAACTGTGGCATCTTCTGCCCACCCTCGCCACCACAGGCCCCATCTCCCTAATAGAAAAGTGTAGCATAGTGGAAAACAACTGGAAATTGCTGATATTGCAGTGTAGATCTCTTCAAATTCGTGTGGGAATAGGGAATATAGCACATGGCTTGGAATTGCATATTATACATTCAGTACAGTTGTGGAATGATGGCAAACTGTAGTGTGCCTCTGCAGGCTGTATCTCTGCTATGAAAGCTTGGTCTTTGAGCAGTCTAATATGGCAGATCTGCTGCACACAGAGAGAGCTCCATAGTCTCTTGGTGTGTTGAAGTATGTTTCTTATTCTTTGTGAAttctgagggtttttttcccGTGATGACTGTTCTTTTTGTATCACTTTTTGCTGATATGTGGATGGGTTGAATTGTTTAGGTGCTGCTGGGATCTGAGGTCTGTGTGAGAAGCTGTATTCCTCACCACAGGAACTTTGGTCATTTTATTTTAGATTGTTCAGTTAACATTCCAAAGATATTTGTACTTGGGTGAACGGAATACAAACCTTACAAAGTGCTATATTATAAATGTAAACAATAAAACATTTACAAATCAAATTACGTCACATTTCAGATCAAGTATATGTcccatttcatttaaaatatctgTCCTTTGGCTTAAGTAATGTCTGTAACACATTCTTGCTGATAATACTGTTCCCATAAATTTTCTTTCTTCTGTTGTAACTCTGCTAAGCTATATAAAATGTGGATATATCTATTAAACAACCTAAGCAATTCCTTCATTAACTCAGTAACTTCTAATGACTGCATTTAAACCCCAGTCTTTCTTACATTGATCACGCAGCTCAGAAAGCATTCTGCCTCATTCATTTGCTCTGGAGTGATAGTCCAGTTTGTATAAACATTAAACATCTTCTGTATAGTATCTATGCAAAGTTAACTTGCAGATATCGCATCCTTTACCAGATAATCTTTTTAATTCTGAATTCCATCTCTAGTGATCTGATGAAGATGAATACCAATCAGGAAAACTACACATTAGAAATTTTAGATTTTGGAGTATTAATAATTTTACTTCCAAAATATTTACTTGATGTTAGTTTTATTAAAACTAACTCTCTCTAGGGTAACAATTTGGAACCACTATTGTAACAGCAATGGATTGAAGGTTCCTTGCCTCTGCTTACACCTTGTGTGCATAGTTTTGCACAATAATTATTGTACCGTAACAAAAATTATTCTAAACATTTAGATAAAGCACTTAATTTTACCATGGATGATGTAAAAGTAATTGGAGGGGGAACCAAGCTGATCATCTTAAGAGTTCATAGACTGGCTTCAGCTTGATGCAGCACAGCAATAGTCTGCTCTAAATGTTCTGAGTCACAACTGCCTTCATTTTCCTGTGTTTGATTTCACAGCTCTGCCTTTCACTGCTGTTGTGGCAAAGCTAGGCAGTTTCTCAGTAATACTTGTTGTGACTCTGGTTTGGAGGAAATGGGTCTTGTTATGCTTGTTTGGGGATAAAGGAGGGATGGTTATTTAAGGTTTTAGTGTTTGTTCACTTTAACCTTGGCTGAGATTTTGTAGGAAGCTTGGTGTGCAGTGACTGCATTCTGTATTAGGCATGTCACCTTTCCTATGGGCATGTGCCAGCCGTATGCATTCTGTGCTCACTCAGCTAAACCACAGGTTTTCCAACTCTATGATGTGTTCCGTACTGTTGAGAGTTTTGCAGACACTGCCCCTTCTGTTCATGACTTTAGAAACCGCCACCCATCCCACTCAGTCACATAATATCCTGGTGGTAAATGCATCAGTTGCTTACATGGAATAGGAGAATAATATGTGATGGGTTTTTAGTTTATTAGTGAAACTTAAAGGACCAGAACTGCAGAGAATGCAGCTCTCTGCAGCCCATGGTTTGGGAACTTCTGTACTAATCCTACGAAGGGTTGTGTAGCTGTGATGACGTGTCACACGTATTGTGTGGCAGGATGTGTCCCCCCATTTCATATGGGGCTGGGTGCTTTGAATCTTATGAAGTATTCATACAGATTCCTGCTGACTTTCCTTGAATTATTACATCCTTTAGCTTACTGGTAACTTATAAAAACCTGCTTACCTGACTGCTGTTGGCTTCCTACAGCCTAGCTAGCAGTGAAGTACTGATTGCTTCTTGTGTGAGCAACATCTTTCTGCTACTGCTTCCACTGTACTTCAGAGACTCTAAAGCGCTTCCATGGTCAGTCGGGTGTCTGAGTCCAGATGTAACGAGAAGCATTGTGCCTCAAATGCATTTCTTCACTCAAATGTTGCAAGATTACCCAGAGTGGAGGTTGAAACCCCTCCATACAATTCTAAACACCGTTCCGTAGCCCAGCTTAGGGATGGGGGATACATCCCTGTTATTTCAAAGAGCTTGTGCCATTACTGCAGGAGGCTTGTGGAGAACACAGCCTGGGAATGAAACCCTTTACCTGAGAGAAGAGAGCCAGTTGACAGCTAGATGCCAAAAAAGTGTGGTGTAAAACCATGTTTTCCCAGTCCAGGATTCTAGTATGTTGTGCATCATTTATGATTGATCAGTTCAAACTGATGCAACTGTTCAAACTGCAAACCTGCTCAATGCAAACCACAGTTACTTCCAAGTCCAAAtatgcctctctctcccccatggaTATGAATGCCACATCCCTTCTTAATATACCATGCAACAAACAAACCTATACAAATGGAGTGACAGACTGATAACCAATAACCCCAAAGGGGAAGGACGGGAGTGATTGTGCAACCTTGAGGGAAGGATCAAGAGAGAGCCACCTCTGTCTGCTACGATTCCCTTTTAGGTTGCTCCACGTTAGCCAGCCAATTCAAGCGCTTGAAAGAAGTGCTTGGCCTTAACCCCATAGGTTCACAACTGGTCAGCAGTTGCAGTGGCTTGGCACGCGTGTGACTCTGCCCAACCCTGCAATATGGGCTCGCCATGAAGGTCCAACCCTCCTTGCTGCACAGTAGTGAGAGTTACTGCCTGTCCCTTGTCAGAACTGCTCAAGAGGCAAGAATCAAGTACATGTACAGTTATTGCTCGGTGTCCAGCACTCCtttgtattgttttaaaaaacaaagaattttgcttttaaatctaaagtctttatatatatatatatataaaaaaggacGAGAGGCGTGGGAAGTTTAGAATTCTGCCAATCGTACACATGTGCGTAACACAAGCTGTGTCTTTGAGATCATATTGCAGTCTGATCTAAACTAATTGCTTAGCTTGTCTAGACCAGTTCACTCCAGGTTTCCAGAGATGTGTGGCTAGTACAGCCAAAGTACTAGAAATTGCACAAACACGTGTATCCTATAAGATATTAAGTAACAGGCTATTCTTTTGGTTTGAATGTTGGGACTACTTTGAGCCAATATGTCAGAAATAAAGATGCAGTTTCTTTAAATTGTCTGAATATTTTTGTGTTAAGGGGATACCAGCAACAAGATGCCCATGAATTCATGCGTTACCTGTTGGACCATCTACATTTGGAACTCCAAGGAGGCTTTAATGGTGTTTCTCGCTCGGTAATTTTGCAAGAAAATTCAGGTCTCTCTGCAAGCAACAAATGTTGCATGTAAGATACTTGTTTTAATTACTTCAACAACTTACCATCATGGTGGGGCTCCATGCATGTATCAAAGTATCCCAGGAGAGTGAACTACCCTATGGCatcattattttgtatatttaaaCAAATATCTAAAGAAATAAGCTGAAGTAGCATCACACTGTGGAGCCACTTAGTCAAAGCACCAAAGTCTTAGTGTGTCTTGGATCGATTTTTTTTCATAGTAGTTGTGTAGTTTTTGTATACAACTGTCTTGAGTTCAGGCTAAACAAAATTACACACTGATCAGTGGCATGTTAATTATAAATGGGCATCAGGTTTTTTGCATGAGTGGAACAGGAAGTGGCAGTACATTCAAGATTTGCcataactggattttttttctagcaATACAACATTCTGTATTTGTATCTCACCTAAGAGATACCCTtgaagcagctgctgctttaATTTGCCTTTGATAATGTTGTAGGGTTTACCTGAAGTTTTCCTATCATTCCCTGTTTTGAAAGTGAAGCACTTTTGGGTGCCTTTAAAATCTTTTGGTCTGGAAATGCTGACACTTCCTGAATTATTTTTTCTAAGTGTGCTCTGCTAGGTTGAAAACAGCACTGagaccaaaacatttattttgcttTAGGCAGGAATGTTAACAGTCAGTTCAGCCTGGATTTTGGTCACTGGGCAGACTCCCTATGTTAGGATTATCTGAGAGTTATGTCTGTCCTGATCTATGCAGGAAAAGGGATTACAAGTTAAACAGGCCTGAGCAGGGCAGGTGAGTACTGCATAGGCTTGATTACAGTATGTTACAAGTGTTCTGCGACCCACTTTTAGTTAACTCTGTAAATATAACTGTTGTGCCTGAAGTCACTGGTCTTACAGGGCTAGGAGTATGCTCTTTAGTATAAAATAACATTAGTCATTACATTTCTTGGTTCATGCAAAACATATGCACCACGATCAACTGTATCTAAAAACCCTGTTAGACTTGAATACAGAATGTTGCAGGGTTGGTTTTAGACTATCTGGCTGAAAATCTTGCAATCCTCAGCTGATCTGAGCCTGGAACTGAGGCTTGAACGGCAGCTTTGcctgaaaaaaaaagatttgcccCAATGAGACCAGTGTACAGATAGTGCTGTAAACTTGCCTTATATGAAATATTGAGAGTTTATTAATCAGGTCTGAAGGAGGTGGCTTGTAATCTCACAGTGCAGGTTTTCTGCAGCCTGGCACGTGGTTGGAAACCTGACAGTATAAACTAGCAAATTATTCTGGTTTCTTCTAATGTTAATTactttgaaatatttgttttcattaagCATTAAGAACATGACAAAATGTGGCAGTGTTAGGCATTTACACTTGAATGTTTTAAAAGGTCAGTGTCCCCAGTTGTTACTTATTTCTGTTGTCCTTCGTCTTTCTCACTCACTTAGCTTCCAGGGCTAAGATCAGGAGAAAGCAGTGCTCCTGGCAGCTAGCCTGATGTTTTGTATCAGACAAGCACAAGTTGATTGGGTGGGTTTTTCCCTTGCCTCTTCATATAGTACTACATGATGGAAACACATCTCATGGTGCATATAGTAGAGCTGCTTTGGCCTGGTTGACTTAGCACTCTAGCTAAGAATCTTCTTCTATTTTGgagcttttaaaacaaaaagattaTAAGTGCCTTTTGAATGAACAAAGAAATGATGACACAATGTTTAGCATGTTTTTGCAATGAAAATGTCTTTTTGGAAGTGACTAAATGGGAGGAAACCTGCTTTAAAAAGCCCTAAAGATGTGCAGTAAAAAGTAGGGAGCAGGTTCAAAAAGAAAATACACCCTAGTTCACCTAGCTTGAGAGACAGCTGTCACATAGAAAACTTCTCTTAAAAATAATATCCGCATAATGTTAAAATCGTATGCGCTCTGAAGAGAATGAACTGTATATAAGCATAGCCTTTAAAAAGATTTGGGATGCTTATCTAGTTTTTCCATTGAAGATCTGTTTGTTATGAGTACCTGCATAGAGTATAGATTCCTGTTCCTTCTAGGTTTCCAATATCTTTGCTGTATTAACATTTGCTCCATGGAATCTAGTGATGAGTGAAAGGACCATGTAAATGAACCCAATCCCTGTTTGTTACACCCAGACCAAACTGCCTGATGGTTTTTGACATGTTATAAGCAATAAAATATTTCACATGCTAAAATGCAGCGTAAAACAGAAATTCTCATGAGTTTCTTTCCTTCATGGTGGTTTGTTTAGAAATGGAGCCTCTACTGTTGTCACAGCTATATTTGGAGGCATTCTTCAAAATGAAGTAAACTGCTTAATATGTGGAACTGAATCTAGAAAGTTTGATCCATTCCTAGGTAAGGTATCTTTCTCTTTCAAAGTATTGGCTACCACATTAAAGTTCTGAATCTTCTTATATCTGACAAATCTGTGATGGGGCTGTAAAATTTCAGTAAGAACTAAGTTTTTATTTTGATCTAAGAAATTcaattgtatttttttctttcctagaCCTTTCACTAGATATTCCAAGTCAGTTCAGAAATAAACGTACTAAGAATCAAGAAAATGGACCAATGTGCACACTACGGGGTAAGAGTTCGTGgtgagtgaaatcttggccccactgaaatcagtaggttttcaactgacttcagtggagccaggatttcacccagaatgTTTGTAAATGTGATTACTGCAACCATATCCCACTCACTTCTTTATCTGGAACATGATAGCACCTTTGGGGAGAGGGAGATTTTATTTCTTGAGTTAGAGCCCAAAATTAACTATTTTCAGAATTACATGGATCCAGTTTAAGATTGACTTTCACTGAAGCAGAGAGATAAGGTTGAGAGAGAAGAAACCAAATTATTAGTGTACTATAAAATGGCTGGATTACAGGCCCTGGCTCCTGAATTCCTCTGTCTAGCACCAGCAGTGCAAGCATCACCCACCACCTCATCAGTGTGCTTCAGAAATGATCTGTAAGGGTTAGTGGGTCCATGTCTGTTCAGTCCTTGGCCTTTATGAAGAGAGTGCCTACAAAGAGTAACTGCCCACTAAAAACCAGCCAGAACTCATCTCTTGGTCTCTTATTAGTGCTTCTGAATTCTCTTCCTTCTAGATTGTCTTCGCAGTTTTACAGACTTGGAAGAACTTGATGAGACAGAGCTCTATATGTGCCACAAATGTAAAAAGAAACAGAAATCCACCAAAAAATTCTGGATTCAGAAACTACCAAAGGTTAGTGCAAATATGAGTGTCTGGTGAAACTTTAAAGGGAATTAATAACTTGACCAATAAACATATGTAACCATAATCAAAGTCTTAACCTAATGAACTCTGTCTTTCATGTTTAATACTATAGGTGCTATGCTTACACTTGAAACGATTTCACTGGACAGAATATCTGAGAAACAAGGTTGATACATATGTAGAATTTCCCCTCCGGGACCTAGACATGAAATGCTACTTGTTAGAGGTACAGAGACTCTTACTGATGTATACACTGGAAATTTGTTCTGTTTTATCATATGTTATGGAACATAGAAGGTGTCAGTTGACTTCTTAAAAGCTGTTTTCTCTACTTTGAACTGCAGCCGGAGAACAGTGGCCCAGAAAGCTGTCGATATGATCTTGCAGCTGTTGTTGTACATCATGGTTCAGGGTAAGTATGCTCAGTGAGTACCTGGGGTGAAGTACTGGCCTTATTGAAGGCAGCGAccaaattcctgttgacttcattgaGGTCAGAACTTCACCCCTAATGTGCATGTTGGTTCTGTTAGCAGCTGTGCTAACATGGAAATAAAAAGCAGCTTTATATTCCAATGGGGACTTTTACCAAAAATGTTAATTGTTCAGTCTATCAGAGGTCTCCTGCTGTGAATCTCCACTCTTGTCTCCTGAGTAATAGGTGGAAATCTGAAACTTATTGAAAATGAAGGTAGTCCCTTTGCTTCTTTCAGATTGGAAAGTAAAGTCCTTCTGGAAAGTATTTAAGCTGAGAGAGAGGTCCGGTGGCCATAAAACCTGACATTTCACTTAGCCACCAACAAATAAATTTCAatgtttgttctttgtttgttCAACTTGAAAGCACATGCAGGTTTATGCAAAGGGAAAGTGCTCATCTAGAACAATGTAGACTTTAGACTGGCAGACTGACAGCAGTGGTCCTCTCCCACAGGAGTGAAGCTTCAAACTGAGAGCCAACTGGGATGCTCTGGAGTTGGACAGTAGTTGTATTTTGAATTAAAGATATTTTGCAGTCTTTGATCCTTTGAGAGTCAGGAGTAGTGACATGATGACTTTCTTCTTCCAGGATATTGTGTAATCACGTCCCAAGATTGAGGGATGGTAGGACAATTCTTTAGAAGAAACTACACTGTTTTCTAATAGTGAGAGTTCTTGCTGTTGTCACTAGAACTCACTGTTCTATCTCAGTTGAATTGAGGGTGTTTTCggcaaacatgtatttgaaaACGTTCACTCTAGCATGCTGCCTTTGTTGCGTTCTTCCAAAGATGAGTGGTCTGATATCTGAAGTAGGACTAAATCAAACGGTCTGACTTTCAAATGGAGTCTTCATTAGCACTACCACACAACACCCATGGCAGCTGCTTGAAAGCTCAGAGAAAACAAAACGTAGTTGTAGTGGACATCAGTGTAAACTGGACATGATTGGAATGAATTACGTGGGTGTGAACTATGATGATATATAAGATACAGCTGTTAGCCACGCAAGTGTGAGATGGCCTTGTCTTGAGGCAGCATGAGTAATGAAACTTGGCTGTTTTCTGGTTCTCAATTATATGTACAAGGATCCAAGACATGGGATCTGTATACAAACTTCAGTTAGTTTCCAACCTATGTTCATTGTGATGACACTTTCCCTGTGCGCTTGGTTTGAAATCATGGTAACTCAAACAGGATTCAGCTAGAACTAGTTGGAAGGAATTCTGAATATAAAATTAAATGACAGAACATGGTAAAACTcaaattttatttctgtttgtaaGCTGCTGATTACTTTTATCTTAAATGCTACTGAACCTGATCTTACAGAGGCAAAACTTGCATTTAagttcactgggagttttgcttgcAAAAGGACTTGGGGGCTTGGATTATGTTAAAACTTAGATACCTTTTATGAAGTCCCAAAAAGGAAGCAATTGTCTGCATGTGGTTCGTATCAAATCTTGACACTATTAAAGATGCTTTTGCATGGAAAAATTTTTCTTACCCTTTTAATGCCTTTGGGTTTAAGCTAACAATTATGGAGGCTGTTCAGTTTCCCACCCCTCTAACCTGGGTGAAGCCTTGTGATATAGTTAATTAGTGCTTGCCGTGTTGTTGTCCTGTATAGCGCAGAATGAGGTGGTACATTTCCTTTTATTGatcccactttgtctctctcattgCTTTCAGCGTTGGCTCTGGACATTACACAGCCTATGCAACTCATGAAGGTCGCTGGTTCCATTTCAATGACAGTACTGTAACTCTGACCGATGAGGAGACCGTGGTAAAGGCAAAGGCCTACATCCTCTTCTATGTGGACCGGCAGGCCAAATCTGGATCTGATAAACTTTAATACCTCCTTTTAATCCTCACTTATCAAGTCCTTCGGACAAAACATTTCCAATTCTCCATAAATACTTGATCCaagactattaatttcattgtgcaCTTTTCAACTTCCTCGTGTGGGTTTTAGTTTTGTTGTGTCAATGGTAGCTTGGACATTGACTTATTGAACTTGGACacaaactaacttttttttttttagttctacCAGAAAACCTCAGCAGATATTTTGATTTGCTGCTTTAGTTGTGATAActcaatttttatatatatagtttcaTGAACTACTTAGTTATTTGATTTTTATATTAATGTTTTCAGTTCTCACTTTCTAAAGGCACATttacatcagagaagctttgtaTCCTCTTTATAAGCAAGAGAAACGTGTTCCTGATTATGAAGAGCAATAGAATTTCATGCTGCTCTCACAGCTGTTATGTAGATAAGATTGAATCACTTTTAAATCAAGGAATTGCTTGCACATACTGTTTGCCCCAGTGCAAGAAACTTAACAGTGACCTCTGAACAATCACTCTTTGCCTGCAGAAGAGATGAGATGTGGCATCATTAAGTAGAATGGGTAATTGCTGCTATCAGTGTGTATCAAGGCTGCTGTCTTTCAGGACTCCTTGTAAATAAATAGTTGATTCAGTTGTATTTGTACTGCAAATTCAAGTGTTTCTCATTTGTACTTTTTCCCCTACAAAAGAGACATTTAAATTATTACCCTAATCATATACGTGTCTTTATACGTGTCTTGggattttaatttactttttttaaactgaaatggaATTGCTAGGGTGACGTCTCAATTTTTAGCATTTATCCCAAAGTTTGATGCAAGTACTTGCTTCTGAAGCTAGCAGGCTCCACGGGATTGGGCCACTGTCCCTTTTATATCCTAAAATGAGAGTTCAATGTGGGGGCTTCACACAGGAGAGGTTTTTGTCTCAATATAACTCCCATTTGCCCACATCCCCTTTCAGTGTGATTAAAAACCACCAGTCTGTGTTTAGGACTGAAAGGCAGGTTTGTTCTGGGTTTGGAGATAGACTTTGCATGGCATGTTGTTATACCTAATCCAGACTCAGGCTCAAACTGGTAGGGAAGATGCATTTAAATCTATATGCAGGGATATTACAGTTCATGCAAATTGTGGAGCTAATACTGCCCCTGTAGGTGAGCACATACCCTCACTAACTGCAGTATTTAATTAGCAGTGCAACATTTCTCATGGTCTCTTGACCAAAAGAAGAGGCAAGATATTATTTCTGAAGTTGAAATGTAAGACATCTGTTTATATTAAACCTCTTATCAGCTTAGTGGAAGAAGAATTCAGTGTTAGCAGCTGGAATTTCAGCTGTTCTGGTACTGCTGAGAGAGAAGAGCCCAGTATAGATTGAATGATACTGaactcccctttccctcctcttctGTTTGTCTACTGCCTTTCACCACACTCCCATAATCTCAAAAGTTTTTGTGGGAAGGCTGGAGCTCTCTGCCTGCCAAGTCAGCTATCCCACCAGACCCCTCTTACTAGTGAGATATTCCCAAGAGTTTACAAACAGGTGTGTTTGTATTTAGCTGAGTAAAAACATCTGCCTTCCCCTGGTTGCATCTCCTTGAAGGGCCACATTAGTCAGCAGGTAGATGTAGAATGCATTTCAGTATTAGTTGACTAAGCACCAGCGCTCCTGACTGGGGGAGCCTgacaattgcaaaaaaaaaaaaaaaaaaagtttgaattaCCTGTTTGATCCGTCTCAGATGTCGTTTAAAAAGAAATTGGCTTTGTATAAAAGTGCAGAAATGTTCAATATTGCTAAATTGTGTATGAAAATATGTAAACTATACACTTACCTAAACCTAATAGTGACTATCACTTGATATGTTAAGTGGCAGATATACCAGGATGTCTTTATTTTGTTGTTGAACAATAAATAGATTATTCATTGCTTCAAACTGTAGCCATCAGCTTGTTACCTACTGTTTTCGGACCTCTGCAGCTAGAGCGTATGTTCTGATCAGAACCAGCAGCTGTTATCACATTTAAACATAATAAAAAAGTAATTGGCAGAATTCATATTATTTTTTCACCACTGATGGCAATTCAGGATGTAATTTTGGGGATTAAACCGTAGGCCATTGGCACTTGAGCCAGCACTAAAATTGCTCTAGAATTTGTTTAATATATGTGTTGAGAATAACAATCATGACATGATCTGGTCGATTTATTTAACTTGCAGTGAATTTAGTGCATATTGTTCAGCCACCCAGTGATGTAAATGTGCCTTTCTGTATTTTTAGGAAGTTCATAAACTTCATCAACATTATTCCCTTTATTTTAAAGGCGATTATTTCTCTCTTAAGTCATCAACTTTTTTTGCCCAAATATTGTCTTACACTTTTCCTCTCAGTACCATTTTCCATGTATCATAAGTGAATTGTCTTAGCCAATGGCATACATCATATTCTGTTTAGGACGTGGCCATCAGAACATCGTGTACTTGTCCCATAGCCATATGCGTCTATGGGACAAGTACACTGTAAATCCTTTCCTAATGTAGCGTACTCCCACTGCAAACACAGATGGACAGTAGAAACAATTTTTTGTGGCAACACAAGTATTTCTCTTCCTGGTGGAGAACTTTCCTTATCCACTGTATTCTAgtcagtgcccccccaccccaaaaaaaggcAACTGAGCACTGAACCAGTAACCTATACTGTACCTAGCTTAGTATTAAATTTTTAACCTTACATATGTATCCTCTATTTATCTACTTTTtttgagcagggtgggggaaaaggaCATTTTAAGCCCAATCAGTTTCTTTTGTTGTTCACTGCTGGTCTGATTTGCTTTCTGCAAGCACATGGTTTTTGCAGTTCAGGCACTTGGCCAGTATTCTACACCAAAAGAAAAAGGTTGTCCTTGGGGTGTCGCTTATTGTTTAAAGTTGCGTCTACAACTGGAAATGCAGTTTATGTAAAACAATGGGGGAATTCCCAGTTGTTCATCCCTGCTTCGGCAGACTGCATGGTGATTGATCCCATACAGTAAGGAGGTGAGCTCCTACAAGGAGTACAGTCAAAGGTGCTTTTCCCAGTGATCATTGATGTCATGTGGAGTGGGATTAAATCTTTTTCTT
The nucleotide sequence above comes from Mauremys reevesii isolate NIE-2019 linkage group 10, ASM1616193v1, whole genome shotgun sequence. Encoded proteins:
- the USP3 gene encoding ubiquitin carboxyl-terminal hydrolase 3 isoform X2; its protein translation is MDCSSYSTYCYRCDDFVVNDTKLGLVQKVREHLQNLENSAFTADRHRKRKLVENSSLNSKSLKVNGSTNALCATGLRNLGNTCFMNAILQSLSNIQQFCCYFKELPAVELRNGKTAGRRTYHTRSQGDNNVSLVEEFRKTLCALWQGSQTAFSPESLFYVVWKIMPNFRGYQQQDAHEFMRYLLDHLHLELQGGFNGVSRSVILQENSGLSASNKCCINGASTVVTAIFGGILQNEVNCLICGTESRKFDPFLDLSLDIPSQFRNKRTKNQENGPMCTLRDCLRSFTDLEELDETELYMCHKCKKKQKSTKKFWIQKLPKVLCLHLKRFHWTEYLRNKVDTYVEFPLRDLDMKCYLLEPENSGPESCRYDLAAVVVHHGSGVGSGHYTAYATHEGRWFHFNDSTVTLTDEETVVKAKAYILFYVDRQAKSGSDKL
- the USP3 gene encoding ubiquitin carboxyl-terminal hydrolase 3 isoform X1; translated protein: MECPHLGSSVCIAPASARFPQGSPSSWCCSVCRSNKSPWVCLTCSSVHCGRYVNGHAKKHYEDAQIPLTNHKKTEKQEKVQHTVCMDCSSYSTYCYRCDDFVVNDTKLGLVQKVREHLQNLENSAFTADRHRKRKLVENSSLNSKSLKVNGSTNALCATGLRNLGNTCFMNAILQSLSNIQQFCCYFKELPAVELRNGKTAGRRTYHTRSQGDNNVSLVEEFRKTLCALWQGSQTAFSPESLFYVVWKIMPNFRGYQQQDAHEFMRYLLDHLHLELQGGFNGVSRSVILQENSGLSASNKCCINGASTVVTAIFGGILQNEVNCLICGTESRKFDPFLDLSLDIPSQFRNKRTKNQENGPMCTLRDCLRSFTDLEELDETELYMCHKCKKKQKSTKKFWIQKLPKVLCLHLKRFHWTEYLRNKVDTYVEFPLRDLDMKCYLLEPENSGPESCRYDLAAVVVHHGSGVGSGHYTAYATHEGRWFHFNDSTVTLTDEETVVKAKAYILFYVDRQAKSGSDKL